One genomic window of Luteitalea pratensis includes the following:
- a CDS encoding sensor histidine kinase: MVQQPAGIAWWRSLYLRIGVSFVLLVIAIALIQGLLFTARMQRDARDPRRSPHAVAMEAALAAAAAMERSEPFDLRRMQQARFPDWALMDIVMSDGTVQSTSSGSPLPPAVLDYARQMLSPTPPEERVATAVDRPLVTAPIQVDGQLKGVVLLRFPRRSLISEVARFLSISGLLVLAASTALASWIIFTPARRKLSALEAAAERMREGDLKARAPEDGGDEIALVARAFNRMGDQLVERDETLRTVDLMRRQMLADVSHELKTPLTAMRGFIETLQMPQIAADEERRTRYFATLERETRRLERIVADLLDVARLENNAADFELRVFSTRRLFEQVARRNERVAVDNGVAFDIQVADEADQVYADPHRLEQAVDNLVANALRYTPSGGRVSMRADMAGETVALKVVDTGPGIPAEHIGHVFDRFYKADPSRAATREGSGLGLSIVRAIVERHGGTVGVTSEPGNTEFTLLLPAEGTTEA, encoded by the coding sequence ATGGTCCAGCAGCCGGCGGGGATCGCGTGGTGGCGCAGTCTGTATCTGCGCATCGGCGTCAGCTTCGTGCTGCTCGTGATCGCCATCGCCCTCATCCAGGGGCTGCTCTTCACCGCCAGGATGCAGCGCGACGCACGCGATCCGCGCCGCTCGCCGCATGCCGTGGCCATGGAGGCCGCACTGGCCGCCGCCGCGGCCATGGAGCGAAGTGAACCCTTCGACCTGCGCCGCATGCAGCAGGCCCGGTTCCCCGACTGGGCGCTGATGGACATCGTGATGAGTGACGGGACCGTGCAGTCGACCTCCTCCGGTTCGCCGCTGCCGCCGGCGGTGCTCGACTACGCGCGCCAGATGCTGTCGCCCACACCGCCCGAGGAACGTGTCGCAACGGCCGTCGACCGGCCGTTGGTGACCGCACCCATCCAGGTCGACGGACAGTTGAAGGGCGTGGTGCTGTTGCGGTTCCCCAGGCGCAGCCTGATCAGCGAGGTGGCGCGCTTCCTCTCGATCAGCGGCCTGCTGGTGCTCGCCGCGAGCACCGCCCTTGCCTCGTGGATCATCTTCACCCCGGCTCGGCGCAAGCTGTCGGCGCTCGAGGCCGCGGCGGAACGGATGCGGGAGGGCGATCTCAAGGCGCGGGCGCCCGAAGACGGCGGCGACGAAATCGCGCTGGTCGCTCGTGCCTTCAACCGCATGGGTGACCAACTCGTGGAGCGCGACGAGACGCTGCGCACCGTGGATCTCATGCGCCGGCAGATGCTCGCCGACGTCTCGCACGAGCTCAAGACGCCACTCACCGCCATGCGTGGCTTCATCGAGACGCTGCAGATGCCTCAGATCGCGGCCGACGAGGAGCGTCGCACCCGGTACTTCGCGACACTCGAGCGCGAGACACGCCGTCTGGAGCGTATCGTGGCCGACCTGCTCGACGTCGCACGGCTCGAGAACAACGCCGCCGACTTCGAGCTGCGCGTGTTCTCGACGCGCCGCCTGTTCGAGCAGGTGGCGCGCCGTAACGAGCGCGTCGCCGTGGACAACGGTGTGGCGTTCGACATCCAGGTTGCAGACGAAGCTGACCAGGTGTACGCCGATCCCCATCGCCTCGAGCAGGCCGTCGACAACCTGGTGGCCAATGCGCTCCGCTACACCCCAAGCGGCGGCCGCGTGTCGATGCGGGCGGACATGGCTGGCGAGACGGTCGCGCTGAAGGTCGTCGACACCGGTCCCGGCATCCCGGCCGAACACATCGGGCATGTATTCGATCGGTTCTACAAGGCGGATCCGTCGCGTGCCGCCACCCGCGAGGGCAGTGGCCTGGGCCTCTCGATCGTGCGTGCCATTGTCGAACGCCACGGCGGCACGGTAGGAGTGACCAGCGAGCCGGGCAACACCGAGTTCACGCTGCTGCTGCCAGCAGAGGGCACGACGGAGGCCTGA
- a CDS encoding PmoA family protein, which translates to MPNLRVVLALAGLTAGASLLAQPTTPSSTLPRLVIEAGETARTHTLITVQLPATVRGADLQLRHEQTGETVTLQIGPYREAWAVVPSIPADKAVRYRIEPSLKGAAPDRVTATREVSRVRVAVDGKPAFTYVGEPLRLPSGIEDVYERGGYIHPVLTPSGRRVTEDYPPNHKHHHGIWAAWTSTRFAGRTPDFWNMGDRKGKVEFERLARAWSGPVTAGFEARHRYMDLLAPTPMTVLLEDWQVIAYAPVAAARPAYVFDLAITQALTGTSPLELPTYRYGGVGMRGRIEWDGKDKTFFLTSTGRGRLSGHGTRATWVHMSGDVDGQRAGIAMLSHPDNVQSPQPMRIHPTEPFFNFAPQQAGPLTIRPGEVFRMRYRFVVMDGPPDATLLDAMWQDYALPVRARVE; encoded by the coding sequence ATGCCCAACCTACGGGTCGTGCTGGCACTGGCCGGTCTGACGGCCGGCGCGTCGTTGCTCGCGCAGCCGACGACTCCCTCGTCGACGCTGCCGCGGTTGGTGATCGAGGCCGGCGAGACGGCACGCACGCACACGCTGATCACGGTGCAACTGCCGGCGACGGTACGCGGCGCCGATCTGCAACTGCGCCACGAGCAGACCGGCGAGACCGTGACGCTGCAGATCGGGCCCTATCGCGAGGCCTGGGCCGTGGTGCCGTCGATTCCGGCGGACAAGGCCGTGCGCTACCGGATCGAGCCCTCGCTGAAGGGCGCCGCGCCGGACCGGGTGACGGCGACGCGCGAGGTCTCGCGCGTGCGGGTCGCCGTGGACGGCAAGCCCGCCTTCACCTACGTCGGTGAGCCGCTGCGCCTGCCGTCGGGCATCGAGGACGTCTACGAGCGCGGCGGCTACATCCACCCGGTGCTGACGCCGTCAGGGCGACGGGTGACCGAGGACTATCCGCCCAATCACAAGCATCACCATGGCATCTGGGCGGCCTGGACGAGCACCAGATTCGCGGGCCGCACGCCGGACTTCTGGAACATGGGCGACCGGAAGGGCAAGGTCGAATTCGAACGCCTCGCGCGAGCGTGGTCGGGCCCTGTTACCGCCGGCTTCGAGGCCCGCCATCGCTACATGGACCTGCTCGCGCCCACTCCGATGACGGTCCTGCTCGAGGACTGGCAGGTGATTGCCTACGCGCCGGTTGCCGCGGCTCGTCCGGCGTACGTGTTCGACCTCGCGATCACCCAGGCACTGACGGGCACGAGCCCGCTGGAGTTGCCGACCTATCGCTATGGTGGTGTCGGCATGCGCGGCCGAATCGAGTGGGACGGCAAGGACAAGACGTTCTTCCTCACGTCCACTGGCCGTGGCCGCCTGTCGGGCCACGGCACACGGGCCACGTGGGTGCACATGAGCGGTGACGTCGATGGACAGCGGGCCGGCATCGCGATGCTTTCGCACCCCGACAACGTGCAGTCGCCCCAACCCATGCGCATCCATCCCACCGAGCCCTTCTTCAATTTCGCGCCGCAGCAGGCAGGCCCGTTGACGATCCGGCCAGGTGAGGTGTTCCGGATGCGCTATCGCTTCGTGGTGATGGATGGCCCGCCGGATGCGACCCTGCTCGACGCGATGTGGCAGGACTACGCGTTGCCCGTGCGCGCAAGGGTCGAATAG
- a CDS encoding CgeB family protein: MVARDGHNIGATDVVLALRARGWDDMRVVGAITQRSFARFVAFDLAVAARRMGWAVHWIDFDALTQELAGSPRDAWIATLARVTDEVRAFAPDVVFSYGVEAILPPFPDVLPEEPWRLADAARAPVACFFYDFGAPLDRPVDATTAPYVERLQRQDIRVFCWDRHAVADLVRFGVAVEYLPMAVNDAMCHPPPAAATRDLPIVFSGGPNAERVTTLRSLAPAGLSVYGYDEPGWTADPVLAACYRGFVPERDRLRAIYQRAQTTLNVTRAHGRASLNMRVFEAMACGCLVVTDQAEEAAALFSPGEDLVTVPPGTAPDAVVTHYLADTAARTRIAARGARVVREAHTYVHRLESITPCLEAFTTETRAWTFWEQFIIADPGKALRFVAALRADRALLREDLWHVADTTAHIRLGRWGAARRSLDEARRCNPGLRRLQGLEAELTSQERTEE, from the coding sequence TTGGTCGCCAGGGACGGGCACAACATCGGCGCGACCGACGTCGTGCTCGCCCTGCGGGCCCGGGGCTGGGACGACATGAGGGTCGTCGGCGCGATCACGCAGCGCAGCTTTGCGCGCTTCGTCGCCTTCGACCTTGCCGTAGCGGCGCGGCGTATGGGCTGGGCCGTGCACTGGATCGATTTCGACGCACTCACGCAGGAACTCGCCGGCTCGCCTCGAGACGCGTGGATCGCGACCCTCGCGCGAGTGACCGATGAGGTGCGTGCATTCGCACCTGACGTGGTCTTCAGTTACGGCGTGGAGGCCATCCTGCCGCCGTTTCCCGACGTGTTGCCGGAGGAGCCATGGCGGCTCGCCGACGCGGCCCGCGCACCGGTGGCCTGCTTCTTCTACGACTTCGGTGCACCGTTGGACCGCCCGGTCGACGCCACCACGGCTCCATACGTCGAACGGTTGCAGCGCCAGGACATCCGTGTCTTCTGCTGGGATCGGCATGCCGTGGCCGACCTCGTCCGATTCGGCGTGGCGGTCGAATACCTGCCGATGGCGGTCAACGACGCGATGTGCCATCCGCCGCCTGCCGCGGCGACCCGCGACCTGCCGATCGTGTTCTCCGGCGGACCGAATGCCGAGCGCGTCACAACCTTGCGCAGCCTCGCGCCAGCGGGGCTGTCCGTGTACGGCTACGACGAACCGGGCTGGACGGCCGACCCGGTGCTCGCCGCCTGCTATCGCGGCTTCGTGCCCGAGCGTGACCGTTTGCGTGCGATCTACCAGCGCGCGCAGACTACCCTGAACGTGACCCGGGCACATGGCCGCGCCAGCCTCAACATGCGCGTCTTCGAGGCCATGGCATGCGGGTGCCTCGTGGTGACCGATCAAGCGGAGGAAGCGGCGGCGCTGTTTTCGCCTGGCGAGGACCTCGTGACCGTGCCACCTGGCACGGCTCCTGACGCCGTCGTGACGCACTACCTTGCTGACACCGCCGCCCGGACGCGCATCGCCGCGCGCGGCGCGCGGGTTGTGCGAGAGGCACACACGTACGTCCACAGGCTCGAGTCGATCACGCCGTGCCTCGAGGCCTTCACCACGGAGACGCGGGCATGGACGTTCTGGGAACAGTTCATCATCGCCGACCCGGGCAAGGCGCTGCGCTTCGTCGCGGCGCTGCGTGCCGATCGCGCCTTGCTGCGCGAGGACCTGTGGCACGTGGCGGACACGACGGCACACATCCGTCTCGGACGATGGGGCGCTGCGCGACGATCACTGGACGAAGCGCGCCGGTGCAATCCGGGCCTCCGCCGATTACAGGGGCTCGAAGCAGAGTTGACGAGCCAGGAAAGGACGGAGGAGTGA
- a CDS encoding MGH1-like glycoside hydrolase domain-containing protein, whose amino-acid sequence MSQPGTPEHLRLQAASRPGSHWRRWGPYVSDRAWGTVREDYSKDGRAWEYFPHDHARSRAYRWNEDGIAGISDRKQEICLALTLWNGQDPILKERFFGLTGPEGNHGEDVKEYYFYLDSTPTHSYMRMLYKYPQRAFPYDELVARNRTRTRDEAEYELIDTGIFDDHRYFDVTVEYAKADEDDLLMQITVVNRGPDTAPLHVLPTVWFRNTWSWSLGATKPELQARPPIGAVSALQAETQRYGMLYACFEGRPPLLFTENETNTRRLYADPDGPACPKDAINDFLVQGATAVINAAGVGTKAAAHYAIDVPAGGEHVIRVRFSPTEPSTSAFADFADVLATRKAEADEFYATIIPAHLSADEAAVMRQSLAGLLWSKQFYHYDVKTWQEGDPAQPPPPKGGARDARNAEWSHLFNDDVISMPDTWEYPWYAAWDLAFHCVPLAILDVDFAKHQLLLMLREWYMHPNGQLPAYEWNFSDVNPPVHAWAAWRVYEIERTRTGVGDLDFLQRVFHKLLLNFTWWVNRKDEGGNNVFEGGFLGLDNIGVFDRSQPLPGGVYLEQSDGTSWMAMYCLNLLTIALELARHDAAYEDVANKFWEHFLFISHAMAHSEQGKDVNLWDEEDGFFYDILRLGQGRYERVRIRSMVGLIPLFAAATFEATQMQDLPAFQRRRQWFLEHRPEFSASVARMQVPGQGERGLLSLVSRDRLRRVLAYMLDEGEFLAPFGIRALSRYHERHPYSVLVDGIEHRVDYEPGESTTPLFGGNSNWRGPVWFPVNYLLIESLRTLDHYFGEDFRVECPTGSGDLMTLAEVADEIARRLARLFLEGEDGRRPVFGGEDRFDRVPEWHAHVPLHEYFHADTGKGLGASHQTGWTALIALLLSGNVVSPFTHGGDASRSRAARRPHPPRR is encoded by the coding sequence ATGAGCCAGCCGGGCACTCCAGAACACCTGCGGCTGCAGGCCGCCAGCCGTCCCGGGAGCCACTGGCGCCGGTGGGGACCCTACGTCAGCGATCGCGCATGGGGCACCGTGCGCGAGGACTACAGCAAGGATGGCCGGGCGTGGGAATACTTCCCGCACGACCATGCCCGATCGCGTGCCTATCGCTGGAACGAGGATGGCATCGCCGGCATCTCCGATCGCAAGCAGGAGATCTGCCTCGCACTGACGCTGTGGAACGGGCAGGACCCGATCCTGAAGGAGCGCTTCTTCGGCCTCACCGGGCCCGAGGGCAACCACGGCGAGGACGTCAAGGAGTACTACTTCTACCTCGACTCGACGCCGACCCACTCCTACATGCGGATGCTGTACAAGTACCCGCAGCGGGCCTTCCCGTACGACGAACTGGTCGCGCGCAATCGCACCCGCACGCGCGACGAAGCCGAGTACGAGCTGATCGACACCGGCATCTTCGACGACCACCGCTACTTCGACGTCACGGTCGAATACGCCAAGGCCGACGAGGACGACCTGCTGATGCAGATCACCGTAGTCAACCGCGGCCCCGACACCGCGCCGCTGCACGTGCTCCCGACGGTGTGGTTTCGCAACACGTGGTCGTGGTCGTTGGGCGCCACGAAGCCTGAACTGCAGGCTCGACCGCCGATCGGCGCGGTCTCTGCGCTGCAGGCCGAGACGCAGCGCTACGGCATGCTGTACGCGTGCTTCGAGGGCCGGCCGCCGCTGCTGTTCACCGAGAACGAGACCAACACCCGCCGCCTGTACGCCGACCCCGACGGCCCGGCTTGCCCCAAGGACGCGATCAACGATTTCCTGGTGCAGGGCGCGACGGCGGTCATCAACGCCGCGGGCGTCGGCACCAAGGCGGCAGCGCACTACGCGATCGACGTGCCCGCCGGTGGTGAGCACGTGATCCGTGTCCGGTTCTCCCCCACCGAGCCGAGCACGAGCGCGTTTGCCGACTTCGCGGACGTGCTCGCCACGCGCAAGGCGGAAGCCGACGAGTTCTACGCCACGATCATCCCGGCGCATCTCTCCGCCGACGAAGCCGCCGTCATGCGACAGAGCCTGGCCGGCCTGCTGTGGAGCAAGCAGTTTTATCACTACGACGTCAAGACCTGGCAGGAAGGCGACCCAGCGCAGCCACCGCCACCAAAAGGGGGCGCGCGCGACGCGCGTAACGCCGAGTGGTCGCACCTGTTCAACGACGACGTGATTTCGATGCCCGACACGTGGGAGTACCCGTGGTACGCGGCGTGGGATCTCGCGTTCCACTGTGTTCCGCTGGCAATCCTCGACGTCGACTTCGCCAAGCACCAGCTGTTGCTGATGCTGCGCGAGTGGTACATGCACCCGAACGGCCAGCTGCCGGCCTACGAGTGGAACTTCAGCGACGTCAATCCACCGGTGCACGCGTGGGCGGCCTGGCGCGTGTACGAGATCGAGCGCACCCGCACGGGTGTGGGCGACCTCGATTTCCTGCAGCGGGTCTTCCACAAGCTGTTGCTGAATTTCACGTGGTGGGTGAACCGGAAGGACGAAGGCGGCAACAACGTGTTCGAGGGCGGCTTCCTCGGCCTCGATAACATCGGCGTCTTCGATCGATCGCAGCCATTGCCCGGCGGCGTCTACCTGGAACAGTCCGACGGCACGAGCTGGATGGCGATGTACTGCCTGAACCTGCTCACCATCGCGCTCGAACTGGCGCGCCACGACGCCGCGTACGAGGATGTCGCCAACAAGTTCTGGGAGCACTTCCTCTTCATCAGTCACGCGATGGCCCACTCGGAGCAGGGCAAGGACGTCAACCTGTGGGACGAGGAAGACGGTTTCTTCTACGACATCCTCCGCCTCGGCCAGGGTCGTTACGAGCGCGTTCGCATCCGCTCGATGGTCGGCCTCATCCCGCTGTTCGCCGCGGCGACGTTCGAGGCGACGCAGATGCAGGACCTGCCGGCGTTCCAGCGCCGCAGGCAGTGGTTCCTCGAGCATCGGCCGGAGTTCTCGGCCAGCGTCGCGCGGATGCAGGTGCCCGGGCAGGGCGAGCGCGGCCTGCTCTCGCTCGTGTCGCGCGACCGCCTCCGCCGCGTGCTCGCGTACATGCTCGACGAGGGCGAGTTCCTGGCGCCGTTCGGCATCCGGGCCCTATCGCGGTATCACGAGCGTCATCCCTACTCGGTGTTGGTCGACGGCATCGAGCACCGTGTCGACTACGAGCCGGGCGAATCCACCACGCCGCTGTTCGGCGGCAACTCGAACTGGCGTGGCCCGGTCTGGTTCCCGGTCAACTACCTGCTGATCGAATCATTGCGGACACTGGATCACTACTTCGGGGAGGACTTCCGCGTCGAGTGTCCGACCGGCTCCGGCGACTTGATGACGCTGGCGGAGGTCGCCGACGAGATCGCACGGCGCCTGGCACGGCTGTTCCTCGAGGGCGAGGATGGCCGCCGGCCGGTCTTCGGTGGGGAGGATCGCTTCGACCGCGTGCCGGAGTGGCATGCGCACGTGCCGTTGCACGAGTACTTCCACGCGGATACCGGCAAGGGCCTGGGGGCGAGTCACCAGACCGGCTGGACGGCGCTCATCGCCCTGCTCCTGTCCGGCAACGTCGTCAGCCCCTTCACGCACGGGGGCGACGCGTCCAGATCGCGCGCGGCAAGACGGCCGCATCCGCCGCGACGGTAG
- a CDS encoding response regulator transcription factor produces the protein MTEVDARRALVVEDDVAIRELLQLHLGLAGFDVEEEANGRSALELARRTRFDLLVLDVMLPGLDGVSVCRALRIAGANIETPILMLTARDSEADTVIGLESGADDYLTKPFGVRELQARVLAVTRRHGRGETIAPPDEGPAVLAPGVTMDLAQREVRIQGEPVELTRQEFDLLHHLASHRGIVFSRTRLLETAWTNDTDTERTVDTVVSRLRKKLERDPRKPELILTAWGVGYKFADCS, from the coding sequence GTGACGGAGGTCGACGCTCGACGTGCGCTGGTGGTGGAAGACGATGTCGCCATTCGCGAATTGCTGCAGTTGCACCTCGGCCTTGCGGGCTTCGACGTCGAGGAAGAAGCCAACGGCCGCTCCGCCCTGGAGCTTGCGCGCCGGACCCGCTTCGACCTGCTCGTGCTCGACGTGATGCTGCCCGGGCTCGACGGTGTGTCGGTCTGCCGGGCGCTGCGCATCGCGGGCGCGAACATCGAGACGCCGATCCTGATGCTCACTGCGCGCGACAGCGAGGCCGATACCGTCATCGGCCTCGAGAGCGGCGCCGACGACTACCTCACGAAGCCATTCGGCGTCCGCGAGTTGCAGGCCCGGGTGCTCGCGGTGACGCGCCGCCACGGACGCGGCGAGACTATCGCCCCTCCTGACGAGGGACCCGCGGTGCTGGCGCCGGGCGTGACGATGGACCTGGCGCAACGCGAAGTGCGCATCCAGGGAGAGCCGGTCGAACTGACCCGCCAGGAATTCGACCTGTTGCACCACCTCGCCAGCCACCGCGGCATTGTCTTCAGCCGCACCCGCCTGCTGGAAACGGCCTGGACCAACGACACCGACACCGAACGTACGGTCGATACGGTGGTCAGCCGGTTGCGCAAGAAGCTCGAACGCGATCCGAGGAAGCCGGAGTTGATCCTCACTGCCTGGGGCGTCGGATACAAGTTCGCCGATTGCTCCTGA
- a CDS encoding phosphotransferase — MNDGRARDLRSLGACFQVHGTLVEAAPHGSGHINETYAATYDQAGTRVRYVHQRINGHVFREPLRLMDNVSRVLSHAATRLAGLPDASRRALTLVPARDGRPYVIDDEGAVWRTYLFIEHTRTYDIVETPAQAEAAARAFGQFQALLADLPGDRLHDTIPDFHHTRRRFDAFAAAVDADPCNRAHACRDLIALAFAHEADADRLIAAAEAGAVPERVTHNDTKINNVMMDVATGEALCVVDLDTTMAGLAPIDFGDMVRTATNAAAEDERDVSKVASRPEMFEALVRGYLSAAGTFLQPAEIDWLAFSGQLLAFEQAIRFLGDHVQGDTYYRIHHPGHNLDRARAQMALMASIERQRDAYQAIVRKHAHG, encoded by the coding sequence ATGAACGACGGACGTGCCCGCGATCTGCGGTCCCTTGGTGCCTGCTTCCAGGTGCACGGCACCCTGGTCGAGGCCGCGCCGCACGGCAGCGGGCACATCAACGAGACGTACGCCGCGACGTACGACCAGGCCGGCACGCGTGTCCGCTACGTGCACCAGCGGATCAACGGGCACGTGTTCCGTGAGCCGTTGCGCCTGATGGACAACGTGTCGCGTGTGCTCTCGCACGCCGCGACTCGCCTCGCGGGCCTCCCCGACGCCTCGCGCCGTGCCCTCACGCTCGTTCCCGCCCGCGACGGCCGGCCCTACGTGATCGATGACGAGGGCGCCGTCTGGCGAACCTACCTCTTCATCGAGCACACGCGCACCTACGACATCGTCGAGACGCCGGCGCAGGCGGAAGCGGCCGCACGCGCCTTTGGCCAGTTCCAGGCACTGCTGGCCGACCTGCCGGGCGATCGGCTGCACGACACGATCCCGGACTTCCATCACACCCGCAGGCGGTTCGACGCGTTTGCTGCAGCGGTCGATGCGGACCCGTGCAATCGCGCACACGCATGCCGGGATCTGATCGCCCTCGCGTTCGCGCACGAAGCTGACGCCGATCGGCTCATTGCGGCTGCAGAGGCTGGCGCCGTCCCCGAACGCGTGACCCACAACGACACGAAGATCAACAACGTGATGATGGACGTCGCGACGGGCGAGGCGCTGTGCGTCGTCGATCTCGACACGACGATGGCGGGGCTGGCGCCGATCGATTTCGGCGACATGGTCCGCACCGCGACCAATGCCGCGGCAGAGGACGAGCGCGATGTCTCGAAGGTCGCGTCGCGTCCGGAGATGTTCGAGGCGCTCGTGCGCGGCTACCTCTCGGCCGCCGGTACCTTCCTGCAGCCGGCCGAGATCGACTGGCTCGCGTTTTCGGGGCAACTGCTCGCCTTCGAACAGGCGATTCGCTTCCTCGGCGATCACGTGCAGGGCGATACGTACTACCGGATTCATCACCCCGGCCACAACCTGGATCGCGCCCGCGCGCAGATGGCGCTGATGGCGTCGATCGAACGCCAGCGCGACGCGTATCAGGCCATCGTCCGCAAGCATGCGCATGGGTAA
- a CDS encoding nucleotidyltransferase family protein → MTPALLVLAAGMGSRYGGLKQLDPMGPHGETVMDYAIFDALRAGFGRVVFVIRRDFEEPFKQQVLSRYEGRIDASYCFQDMDDLPGGFQRPPERTKPWGTTHAILAARDVMHEPFAAINADDFYGQHSYQVLHDFLADPARQADPHSYAMVGFRLRATLSPHGTVARGVCVTDAQGHLQSIRELTKILPVDDHVENQDGTVPPERFTGEEPVSMNMWGFTPALMPQIEQAFAEFLEGQGHDLTSECYIPLTIDRLIARGECVVDVLPTSSRWFGVTYREDKPGVTRAMADLAAGGAYPAPLFG, encoded by the coding sequence ATGACCCCAGCTCTTCTCGTCCTGGCCGCCGGCATGGGTAGCCGCTATGGCGGCCTCAAGCAACTCGACCCGATGGGACCGCATGGCGAGACCGTCATGGACTACGCCATCTTCGATGCCCTGCGCGCCGGCTTCGGCCGTGTCGTGTTCGTCATCCGCCGGGACTTCGAGGAGCCGTTCAAGCAGCAGGTACTGTCGCGCTACGAGGGGCGCATCGACGCCAGTTACTGCTTCCAGGACATGGATGACCTGCCCGGGGGCTTCCAGCGGCCGCCCGAGCGGACCAAGCCATGGGGGACGACGCACGCCATCCTCGCCGCGCGTGACGTCATGCATGAGCCGTTCGCGGCCATCAATGCCGACGACTTCTACGGCCAGCACTCCTACCAGGTCCTGCACGACTTCCTCGCCGACCCGGCACGGCAGGCCGATCCTCACAGCTACGCCATGGTCGGCTTCCGGCTTCGCGCCACGCTCTCGCCACATGGCACCGTCGCACGTGGCGTCTGCGTCACCGATGCGCAGGGTCACCTCCAGTCCATTCGCGAACTGACGAAGATTCTCCCCGTCGACGACCACGTGGAGAACCAGGACGGCACCGTGCCGCCGGAGCGGTTCACCGGCGAGGAACCGGTCTCGATGAACATGTGGGGGTTCACGCCCGCGCTGATGCCGCAAATCGAGCAGGCCTTTGCCGAGTTCCTTGAGGGCCAGGGCCACGACCTCACGTCCGAGTGCTACATCCCGCTCACGATCGATCGCCTGATCGCGCGCGGCGAGTGCGTCGTCGACGTGCTGCCGACTTCGAGCCGATGGTTCGGCGTCACCTATCGCGAGGACAAGCCGGGCGTGACCAGGGCGATGGCCGATCTCGCTGCAGGCGGCGCTTATCCCGCGCCGCTGTTCGGCTGA